A stretch of the Coprobacillus cateniformis genome encodes the following:
- a CDS encoding ABC transporter ATP-binding protein, producing MLEVKDLSKAYKNVQALNHVNFHLKEGIYALLGPNGSGKSTLMNLLCQQLKPTTGKILWNEQEISKLGYSYYQILGYAPQQQGLYEEMSGLRFLTYMALLKDIPKKEIQQEVQRVAQLVNMQDHLTKKCRAYSGGMKQRLLVAQALLGNPLLLLFDEPTAGLDPKERVSLRNVFDKLSHNHILLIATHVVSDVETIAKEIIFLKKGEIVNSGSVNELLEEYCQPSLEDVYLDLFGDDEDVTVD from the coding sequence ATGTTAGAAGTTAAAGATCTATCTAAAGCATATAAAAATGTACAAGCTTTAAACCATGTCAATTTTCATTTAAAAGAAGGTATTTATGCATTGTTAGGACCAAATGGCTCTGGAAAATCAACATTAATGAATCTGCTTTGTCAACAATTAAAACCAACAACAGGAAAGATACTATGGAATGAACAAGAAATATCAAAATTAGGATATTCATATTATCAAATTTTGGGTTATGCACCACAGCAGCAAGGACTTTATGAAGAAATGAGTGGACTTAGATTTTTAACATATATGGCGCTTCTTAAGGATATACCAAAAAAAGAAATTCAACAGGAGGTGCAACGTGTTGCACAGCTAGTCAATATGCAGGATCATTTAACAAAGAAATGTCGTGCTTATTCAGGTGGAATGAAGCAAAGATTATTAGTTGCTCAAGCTTTATTAGGAAATCCTTTACTTCTTTTGTTTGATGAGCCAACAGCAGGGTTAGACCCTAAAGAACGTGTCTCTTTAAGAAATGTTTTTGATAAATTGTCACATAATCATATATTATTAATTGCTACGCATGTTGTGTCAGATGTTGAAACTATTGCCAAGGAAATAATTTTTCTAAAAAAAGGTGAAATTGTCAATTCAGGGAGTGTGAATGAACTCCTTGAAGAATACTGTCAACCTTCATTAGAAGATGTTTATCTGGATTTGTTTGGAGATGATGAAGATGTTACAGTTGATTAA
- a CDS encoding response regulator transcription factor, producing the protein MQILIVEDERPIADLIMMNLTRAGYQCDYASNGKIGADMIENHFYDLILLDIMLPEISGYELMEYIEPQSIPVIFITAKGSIKDRVKGLHMGADDYLVKPFSIDELIARVESVLRRYHKGIEIIHVLNIEVDTKKRCVIQNGKKIDITNMEYELLLFLIRNKNMALYRDVLYQKVWKEDFDQTRTLDLHIQRLRKKLGWHEEIKTVYKIGYMLEVPNEVC; encoded by the coding sequence ATGCAGATATTAATTGTAGAAGATGAAAGACCTATTGCTGATTTAATAATGATGAATTTAACAAGAGCAGGATATCAATGTGACTATGCTTCAAATGGGAAAATAGGTGCAGATATGATTGAAAATCATTTTTATGATCTCATTTTATTAGATATTATGCTTCCTGAAATTAGTGGTTATGAATTGATGGAATATATTGAACCACAAAGTATTCCAGTTATTTTTATAACTGCAAAAGGAAGTATTAAAGATCGGGTTAAAGGATTGCATATGGGGGCAGATGATTATTTGGTAAAACCATTTTCAATTGATGAACTTATAGCAAGAGTGGAAAGTGTTTTGAGACGGTATCATAAAGGAATTGAAATCATACATGTTTTAAATATAGAGGTTGATACAAAGAAAAGATGTGTTATTCAAAATGGAAAAAAGATAGACATTACCAATATGGAATATGAATTGTTATTATTCTTAATTAGAAATAAAAATATGGCATTGTACCGAGATGTCCTTTATCAAAAAGTTTGGAAAGAAGACTTTGACCAAACAAGAACATTAGATTTACATATCCAAAGATTACGTAAAAAGTTGGGTTGGCATGAAGAAATCAAAACAGTTTACAAGATTGGTTATATGTTAGAGGTTCCAAATGAAGTTTGCTGA
- a CDS encoding sensor histidine kinase — MKFAEKIIWSCLLTLAILFSIGSSALIYQNHHNLLQTTINHNLSTHEIEVYSLETRLFQDSLEYARDSHQEQSKMIDRAIYYLEQFRYTSQVQKTYALSLSNQEILYSNIDNEYRQYISLDFEQKYFLKHLNQQYKMFVTSKVNAGKNVYYLTSCYDVTSVYQDRDRQIGNFLVISVILFGIAYAILKFLSSYLTQSIHRLNAVSQRIADGEYSERTQIESEDEIGELSRSFDEMAEMNERKIHQLQDSVIQKEEFMGSFSHEVKTPMTAILGFADLLRTCDCDEETRQKAAQYIYTEGKRLEKLSYTLMDLLAVGDHQIQLEPVSLKLIFKQLSDYYFGKYVHYILRFEETDLWVKSQSDLLFTLLRNLIDNAMKASQEGQTIIVKTYLENNQVVVSVVDEGMGMSQEDVKKATEAFYMADKSRSRSLGGAGLGLTIVKRICDAHQTELSIQSELHLGTTVSFTLEVIDHE, encoded by the coding sequence ATGAAGTTTGCTGAAAAAATTATCTGGTCATGTTTACTGACTTTGGCTATTCTTTTTTCTATAGGTTCATCAGCACTCATATATCAAAATCATCATAACCTTCTTCAAACAACGATTAATCATAATTTATCTACTCATGAAATAGAAGTCTATTCTTTAGAGACAAGATTATTTCAGGATTCATTAGAATATGCAAGAGATTCTCATCAGGAACAATCTAAAATGATAGACAGAGCTATTTATTATCTTGAACAGTTTCGTTATACATCACAGGTTCAAAAAACCTATGCTTTATCACTTTCTAATCAAGAAATCTTATACAGCAATATTGATAATGAATACCGTCAATATATTTCATTGGATTTTGAACAAAAATATTTTCTTAAACATTTGAATCAACAATATAAGATGTTTGTAACTTCAAAAGTCAATGCAGGAAAAAATGTATATTACTTAACTTCTTGTTATGATGTGACTTCTGTTTATCAAGATAGAGACAGACAGATTGGAAATTTTTTAGTTATTAGTGTTATTCTTTTTGGCATTGCTTATGCTATACTCAAATTTCTTTCTTCTTATCTTACTCAATCTATTCATAGATTAAATGCAGTGAGTCAGCGTATTGCTGATGGAGAGTACAGTGAACGTACACAAATTGAAAGCGAAGATGAAATTGGTGAATTATCAAGAAGTTTTGATGAAATGGCTGAAATGAATGAAAGAAAAATTCATCAATTACAGGATAGTGTTATCCAGAAGGAAGAGTTCATGGGAAGTTTCTCTCATGAAGTGAAAACACCCATGACAGCGATTTTAGGATTTGCAGATTTATTAAGAACTTGTGATTGTGATGAAGAAACACGTCAAAAGGCTGCTCAATATATTTATACAGAAGGTAAGCGATTAGAGAAACTTTCTTATACGCTCATGGATTTATTAGCAGTTGGAGATCATCAAATACAATTGGAACCAGTTTCTTTAAAACTTATTTTTAAGCAATTAAGCGATTATTATTTTGGAAAGTATGTTCATTATATATTAAGATTTGAAGAGACAGATTTATGGGTAAAATCGCAATCAGATTTATTATTTACTTTACTAAGAAATCTGATTGATAATGCTATGAAGGCGAGCCAAGAGGGACAGACAATTATAGTGAAAACTTATCTTGAAAATAATCAGGTGGTAGTCTCAGTTGTTGATGAAGGAATGGGAATGAGTCAAGAAGATGTTAAAAAGGCTACAGAAGCGTTCTATATGGCAGATAAATCTCGTTCGCGATCTCTGGGTGGGGCTGGACTTGGATTAACAATTGTTAAACGTATTTGTGACGCTCATCAAACTGAACTCTCTATTCAATCAGAATTACATTTAGGAACAACAGTTAGTTTTACGTTGGAGGTCATTGACCATGAATAA
- a CDS encoding glycoside hydrolase family 2 TIM barrel-domain containing protein, producing the protein MKGKWNQKICAIATASLLLTSLPIDVLAQENTRISQSHPEDVYVDLIGDGERTTLFNENWKFHRGDISDAQKQDFNDSSWDTVNLPHDYSIDQNFTTNGEAESGFLPGGIGWYRKTFVVPEKYQEKQLVIEFDGAYMNAEVYLNGKKLGVHPYGYTAFAFDITDGLICDGKTENVIVVKTNNKIPSSRWYSGSGIYRDVQLTVTNKVHVGYNGTQLIAKDLENTKDSVVKMDVIAKVENNNDVPKTVTIKNTLRDQQGNIASRVASQEVQLSAKSTKDIKQEVLVDKPQLWSVENRYLYTMKTEILDGEEIIDTYHTDYGFRYFNFDKNNGFSLNGKNMKLKGVCMHHDQGALGAVANRDAIERQIKILKEMGCNSIRVTHNPAASSLIDVCNEYGILVINEAFDGWTEYKNGNVNDYGAYFNQTIDDNNQIINGENGMKWAEFDIKAMINSCKNDPSVIMWSLGNEIDEGTSGSTSHYVDLVDELIQWVQEVDMTRPVTNGDNRKNTDPSAMISQINQKIYEAGGVVGLNYANNDQTNAMHTTYSDWPLYGSETASAVHSRGVYSTAGRDDNILQMSEYDNDQAKVGWGHSASDAWQFVIENDFNAGEFVWTGFDYIGEPTPWNGTGAGSVSGQGAKPKSSYFGIVDTAGFKKDTYYLYKSMWDENSTTLHLMSTWNNNEITKTSDGKVKVDVFTNAAKVELYLNGRKIGEDTATPHTTSLGYKYQTFSNGEFYPSFNVTWESGTLSAKAYDKDGHLIDDTVGRKQVTTNSAATYLDTYSDKTEISADGSSLSYITVDVKDVNNNIVSGADHRIHFSIEGHGQIVGVDNGNAADTDSYKGNSRKAFSGKVLVIVQSTKEAGDFTLTASADGLKSSSITVKTRKDTVEGDIYLQSYRIAKNLYVGLSETPVLPLQVIGTYNNGEKKELSVQWNKYDENLLNKVGEFTVTGQLKEDHATVSVTVHVIGDIVAVENQSIVTNAGVTPSLPQTVRGLYQNGTYSESFPVKWEVPVDAFKDEGIVTIKGSVSILNTTQEVIMTVRVAPPLAESQNIASKNHHDVPVFTNGKMVDGVPSDPTSIAINDSLSELNDGVTTESSRESARWTNWSLRDENPPVDTYIQLDWQQEYTMQNVKLWHFTDNQYSVLPGDSNVRFEYYDSETGTWKEIESSHITQVPFTSGDTPYGFIQPITTRQLRVWLKSPQVGKCIGLTEIEVYDYIMPVQANKSAQLDELKLNGIQITDFAGYQGYDANTRTYTVDLRHMNRSKSPFKNIEIPTIVAQSLNNEAITILPLYNNEVKIIVKSEDGQTTETYTIQFIIPVNKELLYQYIESSDIKNVLKSKDDYTEESYKDFKNAYDDAINLLNNESSLQEQIDKSLNELQNAYQRLVKKIGHKVDKSQLESIILKAEKITEETLKKLDTKIVQEFKSALQKAKQIYNNGEVTQLEVNNAITLLSEAIDYLKISSIDKTALQELMKQVEALNAKDYTLSSWKNLKKALINAQSVFKDEKATAEQIMSAEEQLKTAFEHLKKEGMEQTSTTPQKGSSANTSDSTYFVGMLSLVTSILIIVVCLRHKKEQSH; encoded by the coding sequence ATGAAAGGGAAATGGAATCAAAAAATTTGTGCTATAGCCACTGCATCACTCTTATTAACATCACTACCTATTGATGTTTTAGCACAAGAAAATACTCGAATCAGTCAATCTCATCCAGAAGATGTTTATGTTGATCTTATCGGTGATGGAGAACGAACAACTTTATTTAATGAAAATTGGAAGTTTCATCGTGGGGATATATCCGATGCACAAAAACAGGATTTTAATGATTCGTCTTGGGATACAGTCAATTTACCACATGATTATAGTATTGATCAGAATTTTACAACCAATGGTGAAGCCGAAAGTGGATTTTTACCTGGTGGAATTGGTTGGTATCGTAAAACATTTGTTGTTCCAGAAAAATATCAGGAAAAACAATTAGTTATTGAATTTGATGGAGCATATATGAATGCTGAAGTTTATCTTAATGGGAAAAAGTTAGGTGTGCATCCTTATGGTTATACTGCATTTGCATTTGATATTACAGATGGATTGATTTGTGATGGGAAAACTGAAAATGTAATCGTTGTGAAAACAAATAATAAAATTCCAAGTAGCCGTTGGTATTCAGGGAGTGGTATTTATCGTGATGTTCAGTTAACTGTTACAAATAAAGTTCATGTTGGCTATAATGGAACTCAATTAATTGCAAAAGATCTAGAAAACACAAAGGATAGTGTTGTTAAGATGGATGTTATTGCGAAAGTTGAAAATAATAATGATGTACCAAAAACAGTAACAATTAAAAATACTTTACGAGATCAACAAGGAAATATAGCCAGTCGTGTAGCAAGTCAGGAAGTTCAACTATCAGCAAAGAGTACAAAAGATATCAAGCAAGAAGTCTTAGTGGATAAACCTCAATTATGGTCAGTTGAAAATAGGTATTTATATACAATGAAAACTGAGATTCTTGATGGTGAAGAGATTATAGATACATATCATACTGATTATGGTTTTAGATATTTTAATTTTGATAAAAATAATGGATTTTCATTAAATGGAAAGAATATGAAATTAAAAGGTGTATGTATGCACCACGATCAGGGTGCGTTGGGCGCTGTTGCTAATCGTGATGCGATTGAACGCCAAATAAAAATATTAAAAGAAATGGGATGTAATTCCATTCGTGTTACACACAATCCTGCTGCATCTTCATTGATAGATGTATGTAATGAGTATGGTATTTTGGTTATTAATGAAGCTTTTGATGGCTGGACAGAGTATAAAAATGGGAATGTTAATGACTATGGTGCTTATTTTAATCAGACTATTGATGACAATAATCAAATTATCAATGGTGAAAATGGTATGAAATGGGCTGAATTTGATATCAAAGCTATGATTAATAGTTGTAAGAATGATCCTAGTGTTATCATGTGGTCATTAGGAAATGAGATTGATGAAGGGACATCTGGTTCAACATCACATTATGTTGATTTAGTTGATGAGCTTATTCAATGGGTTCAGGAAGTTGATATGACTCGCCCTGTCACAAATGGTGACAATCGCAAAAATACAGATCCTAGTGCTATGATTAGTCAAATAAATCAGAAAATATATGAAGCGGGTGGAGTTGTTGGATTAAATTATGCCAATAATGATCAAACAAACGCAATGCATACAACATATAGTGATTGGCCATTGTATGGTTCTGAAACAGCAAGTGCTGTTCATAGTCGAGGTGTTTATAGTACAGCGGGCAGAGATGATAATATTTTACAGATGTCTGAATATGATAATGATCAAGCAAAAGTCGGTTGGGGGCATTCTGCTAGTGATGCTTGGCAATTTGTGATTGAAAATGATTTTAATGCTGGTGAGTTTGTTTGGACAGGTTTTGATTATATTGGAGAGCCAACTCCATGGAATGGAACGGGTGCAGGAAGTGTAAGTGGTCAGGGCGCAAAACCAAAGTCTTCATATTTTGGAATTGTAGATACAGCTGGTTTCAAGAAGGATACTTATTATTTATATAAGAGTATGTGGGATGAAAATTCTACAACTTTACATTTAATGTCAACTTGGAACAATAATGAAATTACGAAAACAAGTGATGGAAAAGTCAAGGTTGATGTCTTTACAAATGCTGCTAAAGTCGAACTGTATTTGAATGGGAGAAAAATTGGTGAAGATACTGCCACACCACACACAACATCTTTAGGCTATAAATATCAAACTTTTTCAAATGGTGAGTTTTATCCAAGTTTTAATGTGACTTGGGAATCTGGAACATTGAGTGCTAAAGCATATGATAAGGATGGTCATTTGATAGATGATACAGTCGGAAGAAAGCAAGTGACAACAAATTCTGCTGCAACTTATTTAGATACTTATAGTGATAAGACAGAGATCAGTGCAGATGGAAGCAGTTTGTCTTATATTACAGTTGATGTTAAAGATGTAAACAATAACATTGTTTCTGGAGCAGACCATCGTATTCATTTTAGTATTGAGGGGCATGGTCAAATTGTTGGTGTTGATAATGGGAATGCTGCAGATACTGATAGTTATAAAGGTAATTCAAGAAAAGCATTTTCAGGTAAGGTGCTGGTGATTGTTCAATCAACGAAAGAAGCAGGTGATTTTACTCTGACTGCAAGTGCAGATGGTCTAAAGAGTTCAAGTATTACTGTAAAAACAAGAAAAGATACAGTTGAAGGTGATATTTATTTACAAAGCTATCGTATTGCCAAGAACTTGTATGTAGGTCTAAGTGAGACACCTGTTTTACCATTACAAGTTATAGGGACATATAATAATGGTGAAAAGAAAGAGTTAAGTGTTCAATGGAATAAGTATGATGAAAATCTGTTAAATAAAGTAGGTGAATTCACTGTAACAGGTCAATTGAAAGAAGATCATGCAACTGTAAGTGTAACAGTTCATGTGATTGGCGATATTGTGGCAGTAGAAAATCAATCAATAGTCACAAATGCAGGTGTAACACCATCCTTACCACAAACTGTTAGAGGATTATATCAAAATGGGACTTATAGTGAATCTTTCCCTGTCAAATGGGAAGTTCCAGTTGATGCCTTTAAAGATGAAGGAATTGTAACAATTAAGGGATCTGTCAGTATTTTGAATACAACCCAAGAAGTTATAATGACAGTCAGAGTTGCACCTCCTCTAGCAGAATCTCAAAATATTGCTTCAAAGAATCATCATGATGTACCAGTATTTACAAATGGAAAAATGGTTGATGGAGTTCCAAGTGATCCAACTTCAATAGCAATTAATGATTCATTATCAGAATTAAATGATGGTGTGACTACTGAATCAAGCCGAGAAAGCGCAAGGTGGACAAACTGGAGCTTGAGAGATGAAAATCCACCTGTTGATACTTATATTCAGTTAGATTGGCAACAGGAATATACAATGCAGAATGTTAAGCTTTGGCATTTTACAGATAATCAATATAGTGTTTTACCAGGTGACAGCAATGTTCGTTTTGAATATTATGATAGTGAGACGGGAACATGGAAAGAAATTGAATCTTCTCATATTACACAAGTTCCATTTACATCTGGGGATACTCCATATGGATTTATTCAACCAATTACAACTCGTCAATTAAGAGTATGGTTAAAATCACCACAAGTGGGTAAATGCATAGGATTAACAGAAATTGAAGTTTATGATTATATCATGCCAGTACAAGCCAATAAGAGTGCACAGTTAGATGAATTGAAACTTAATGGCATTCAAATTACAGATTTTGCTGGTTATCAAGGATATGATGCCAATACAAGAACTTATACTGTTGATTTAAGACATATGAATCGCTCAAAGTCTCCTTTTAAAAATATTGAAATTCCAACAATAGTTGCTCAAAGTCTTAATAATGAAGCAATAACAATTCTTCCGTTATACAATAATGAAGTGAAAATTATTGTTAAATCTGAAGATGGTCAAACAACAGAAACATATACAATTCAATTTATTATTCCTGTGAATAAGGAACTTTTATATCAATATATAGAAAGTAGTGACATCAAGAATGTTTTAAAGTCAAAAGATGATTACACAGAAGAATCTTATAAAGATTTTAAAAATGCTTATGATGATGCTATAAATCTTTTGAATAATGAATCATCTCTTCAAGAACAAATTGATAAGAGTTTAAATGAGTTACAGAATGCATATCAAAGATTAGTGAAAAAGATAGGTCATAAGGTTGATAAATCACAATTAGAATCAATTATTCTTAAAGCTGAAAAAATCACTGAAGAAACATTAAAAAAATTGGATACCAAAATTGTTCAAGAATTCAAATCAGCATTACAGAAAGCAAAACAGATTTATAATAATGGTGAAGTAACACAATTAGAAGTGAATAATGCAATAACTTTATTAAGTGAAGCTATTGATTATTTAAAAATAAGTAGTATTGATAAAACAGCATTGCAAGAGTTAATGAAACAAGTTGAAGCATTAAATGCAAAAGATTATACGTTGTCTTCATGGAAAAATTTAAAGAAAGCTCTCATAAATGCTCAATCAGTATTTAAAGACGAAAAAGCCACGGCTGAGCAAATTATGTCAGCAGAGGAGCAATTGAAAACAGCATTTGAACATCTTAAAAAGGAAGGTATGGAACAAACTTCAACAACACCTCAAAAAGGATCAAGTGCAAACACAAGTGATTCAACATATTTTGTGGGAATGCTTTCTTTAGTTACATCAATACTCATCATTGTAGTATGTTTAAGACATAAAAAAGAACAAAGTCATTAA